Proteins from a single region of Anser cygnoides isolate HZ-2024a breed goose chromosome 18, Taihu_goose_T2T_genome, whole genome shotgun sequence:
- the SPATA22 gene encoding spermatogenesis-associated protein 22, translating into MKRSLSDTSTRTTAGCLPVPLFNQKKRNRQPLTSNPLKNETGWGTANTEVAELQKAVNNGRGEREMALSLMKPPNASNSNLANAGKNLYVCRAEEKTPSTKVWNRNEYTPLSNRTDLISDSGTIRKFENPSNALKTVQQQKKPDNCNSPQHIKTRATNQTHARTGQWPVKPNTVPRSLQDHGLAYKFNCNSQQSNMNEKQFDCVPEDKIQEVSSTELKRKEKRNSLRIISAVIESMKHWSQYAYKTALLFEVLGTLDSAVTSGAYGAKNFLLRDGKESLPCVFYEIDRELPRLIRGRVHRCMGNYDTKRNIFKCVSVRPATIPEQNTFQEFVKIADVEMTAYVKTMNEI; encoded by the exons atgaaaaggagtTTATCTGACACTTCAACTCGCACCACAGCAG GTTGTCTGCCTGTACCTCTGttcaatcagaaaaaaagaaatagacagCCCCTCACTTCAAATCCACTTAAAAATGAGACAG GCTGGGGAACTGCAAACACAGAAGTAGCTGAACTACAGAAAGCAGTGAACAATGG CCGAGGAGAACGTGAGATGGCTCTTTCCCTTATGAAACCACCAAATGCATCAAATTCTAATTTAGCAAATGCTGGCAAAAACTTGTATGTCTGCAG GGCAGAAGAGAAGACTCCTAGTACTAAAGTTTGGAACAGAAATGAGTATACTCCTCTAAGTAACAGAACAGATTTAATATCTGATAGTGGAACTATTCGAAAGTTTGAGAACCCTTCAAATGCTTTGAAAACTgttcagcagcaaaaaaaaccTGATAACTGTAATTCACCTCAGCATATCAAAACAAGAGCAACTAACCAAACACATGCACGTACAGGACAATGGCCAGTGAAACCTAACACTGTACCAAGAAGTCTGCAGGATCATGGTCTGGCATATAAATTTAACTGCAACAGTCAACAAAGTAAcatgaatgaaaaacaatttgatTGTGTTCCAGAAGACAAAATTCAG GAGGTTTCATCAACTGAATTAAAAcgtaaagaaaaaaggaattctTTGCGAATCATATCTGCAGTCATTGAAAGTATGAAGCACTGGAGTCAATATGCTTACAAAACTGCACTATTATTTGAAGTTTTAG GCACACTTGATTCTGCAGTCACATCTGGAGCATATGGagcaaagaattttcttttgagaGATGGAAAGGAGAGTCTGCCTTGTGTTTTTTATGAAATT GACCGCGAGCTCCCAAGACTAATTAGAGGTCGAGTGCACAGATGTATGGGAAACTATGACacaaaaaggaatattttcaagTGCGTCTCTGTAAGACCAGCAACTATTCCAGAACAAAACACTTTCCAAGAATTTGTTAAAATTGCAGATGTTGAGATGACAGCATATGTAAAAACAAtgaatgaaatttaa
- the ASPA gene encoding aspartoacylase produces MTSCSVVHKPPVRRVAIFGGTHGNELSGIFLVKHWQENGAEIQRTGMEVKPFLTNPRAVKKCTRYIDCDLNRVFDPDNLGRTVVEDIPYEVRRAQEINHIFGPKGSDDAYDLIFDLHNTTSNMGSTLILENSSDDFTIQMFHYIKNALAPECCPVLLIEHPNLKYATTRSVAKHPVGVEVGPQPHGVVRADTLDKMRKIVKHGLDFVQLFNEGKEFPPCTIEVYKIMEKVDYPRNKNDEVIAIIHPELQDQDWQPLNNGDPLFLTLDGEVIVYKGDCTVYPTFINEAAYYEKKQAFVKTIKMELTAEHIRSSVLDRNIS; encoded by the exons ATGACTTCCTGTTCTGTTGTTCACAAACCTCCAGTCAGAAGGGTTGCTATCTTTGGAGGAACTCATGGTAATGAATTATCAGGGATATTTTTGGTCAAGCACTGGCAAGAGAATGGAGCTGAAATTCAAAGAACAGGAATGGAAGTGAAACCATTTCTTACTAACCCAAGAGCTGTGAAGAAGTGTACTAGATACATTGACTGTGATCTGAACCGTGTTTTTGACCCTGATAATCTTGG CAGGACAGTGGTGGAAGATATTCCATATGAAGTGAGAAGGGCTCAGGAAATCAATCATATATTTGGTCCAAAAGGTAGTGATGATGCCTATGACCTTATTTTTGACCTTCACAACACCACTTCTAACATGGGTAGTACCCTTATTCTTGAAAACTCCAGTGATGACTTTACAATTCAAATGTTTCATTATATCAAG AATGCTTTGGCTCCAGAATGCTGTCCTGTTTTGCTGATTGAACATCCTAACTTGAAATATGCAACAACCCGATCTGTAGCAAAACATCCTGTTg GTGTGGAGGTGGGTCCCCAGCCACACGGTGTTGTTAGAGCTGATACTTTGGACAAAATGAGGAAGATTGTCAAACATGGCCTTGATTTTGTTCAACTTTTTAATGAAG GAAAAGAATTTCCACCATGTACAATTGAGGTTTATAAAATAATGGAGAAAGTAGATTATCCCaggaataaaaatgatgaaGTTATTGCTATTATTCACCCTGAACTGCAG gATCAAGATTGGCAGCCACTGAACAACGGTGATCCTCTATTTTTAACTCTTGATGGAGAAGTAATTGTATATAAAGGGGACTGTACAGTCTATCCAACATTTATTAATGAAGCTGCGtattatgaaaagaaacaagcttttgtaaaaacaatcaaaatggAACTCACTGCAGAACACATCAGATCCTCAGTTTTAGACCGGAACATTTCCTGA